A genomic stretch from Telmatocola sphagniphila includes:
- a CDS encoding DDE-type integrase/transposase/recombinase yields MKKPTEPVPAMTAEQRILLLDTWQRSGLPAGDFAPLVGVSKHTLYAWKKRFEISGPAGLLDQPRGKPPGSRVHELTKRTILMLKKSNPEWGCQRISDMLLRGPALPASASAVARVLHEAGYQLEQAPTRGHPDKVRSFERARPNQLWQTDLFTFVLKRQNRRVHLVGFMDDHSRFLVGYGLHASQSSALVLEVLRASMASYGTPEEILTDNGTQYVTWRGKSAFSKELEKRGIRQVVASPRHPQTLGKIERFWGTLWRECIESAIFIDMGDAQRRIGLFIDHYNFQRPHQGIDGLVPADRYFGAASEVRRSLQTRVAANALELARNGIPKQPFYLTGQVGGQPFSVHAEGERMILTRPEGERREIDLVPPPPPESTSRDELPKPVCPVGEVSNPQSLGSEEPSLPGESPLDESLRLIEDMWSIPPEGGDL; encoded by the coding sequence GTGAAAAAACCGACCGAACCCGTGCCGGCGATGACGGCGGAACAGCGGATTTTGTTGCTGGATACCTGGCAGCGGAGCGGCTTGCCCGCCGGCGATTTTGCTCCTTTGGTAGGCGTCTCGAAACACACGCTTTACGCATGGAAGAAGCGGTTTGAAATTTCTGGCCCGGCCGGATTGTTGGATCAGCCGCGGGGCAAACCTCCGGGCAGCCGCGTTCACGAGTTGACCAAGCGTACAATCCTGATGCTCAAAAAATCGAATCCGGAATGGGGGTGTCAGCGGATTAGCGACATGCTATTGCGAGGTCCGGCTTTACCGGCGAGTGCTTCGGCGGTGGCCCGGGTGCTGCATGAAGCCGGTTATCAACTGGAGCAGGCTCCGACGCGAGGGCATCCGGACAAGGTGCGGTCCTTCGAGCGGGCCCGTCCGAATCAGTTATGGCAAACTGATCTTTTCACATTTGTGTTAAAACGTCAGAATCGGCGCGTTCATTTGGTCGGGTTCATGGACGATCACAGTCGGTTTTTGGTCGGCTACGGCTTGCATGCGAGCCAGTCATCGGCTTTGGTGCTGGAGGTCTTGCGAGCTTCCATGGCTTCTTATGGAACGCCGGAGGAGATTCTCACCGACAACGGTACGCAGTATGTGACCTGGCGGGGTAAAAGTGCCTTCTCGAAGGAACTCGAAAAACGGGGCATTCGACAGGTAGTAGCGTCTCCGCGTCATCCGCAGACTTTGGGTAAGATCGAGCGGTTCTGGGGAACCTTGTGGCGTGAGTGCATCGAGAGTGCAATCTTCATCGACATGGGGGATGCTCAGCGTCGGATTGGGTTATTCATAGACCATTACAACTTCCAGAGGCCCCATCAGGGGATCGATGGTCTGGTGCCCGCGGACCGTTACTTCGGGGCGGCCTCGGAAGTGCGTCGGAGTCTTCAAACTCGGGTAGCCGCGAATGCCTTGGAGCTGGCTCGAAACGGGATTCCGAAGCAGCCGTTTTATCTGACCGGCCAGGTGGGAGGTCAGCCCTTCAGCGTCCATGCGGAAGGGGAACGGATGATCTTGACCCGGCCCGAAGGAGAACGGCGGGAGATAGACTTGGTGCCCCCTCCGCCGCCGGAATCGACTTCCCGAGACGAGTTGCCCAAGCCGGTCTGTCCGGTCGGCGAGGTGAGCAATCCTCAAAGCTTGGGTTCGGAAGAGCCGTCTTTGCCGGGGGAATCGCCGTTGGATGAGAGCCTGCGTCTGATCGAGGATATGTGGTCGATCCCGCCTGAGGGAGGTGACTTATGA
- a CDS encoding integrase catalytic domain-containing protein: protein MEVLALLADLGPATSVATLKECFPEMTRSELEDMLRRYRRVWRKRYKRTGFRLRWTTPGTVWAMDYTETPLIDGKDQYLLAVRDLSSGQQLLAWPVAAATAEETLVALRSLITREGAPLVLKMDNGSPFIAEVVQEYLQREGVFGLYSPPRRPQYNGAIEAGIGSLKSRIERRAAWEGHPEVWNAEDVEAARREANALARPRGGLGPTPETLWKSRERVATESRDQFRELVEIHRNRAMEEEGKSPSGVLLEQEARRIDRIALRRALVDHGDLLFKRGPIPLGIKSQKTANIT from the coding sequence ATGGAAGTGCTTGCTCTGTTGGCCGATCTCGGGCCGGCCACCAGCGTGGCAACTCTCAAAGAGTGCTTCCCGGAAATGACGCGTTCCGAGCTCGAAGACATGCTCAGGCGCTACCGCCGCGTCTGGCGGAAAAGGTATAAACGAACCGGCTTCCGGCTCAGGTGGACTACGCCGGGAACCGTCTGGGCGATGGATTACACGGAGACGCCACTCATTGATGGAAAGGACCAATACCTGTTGGCAGTCCGAGATCTGAGCAGTGGTCAGCAGTTGCTAGCCTGGCCTGTGGCGGCGGCAACTGCCGAGGAAACGCTTGTGGCCCTTCGGTCATTGATCACCCGGGAGGGAGCCCCGCTGGTACTGAAAATGGATAACGGTTCTCCGTTTATTGCCGAAGTGGTCCAAGAATATTTGCAGCGAGAAGGCGTGTTCGGCTTGTACTCTCCGCCGAGGAGGCCACAATATAACGGTGCGATCGAAGCGGGCATAGGATCTTTGAAAAGTCGAATCGAACGTAGAGCTGCCTGGGAAGGCCATCCGGAAGTGTGGAACGCTGAGGATGTGGAGGCGGCTCGACGGGAAGCCAATGCCTTGGCTCGACCGAGAGGAGGTCTGGGTCCTACTCCCGAGACGCTTTGGAAAAGTCGGGAGAGAGTCGCAACAGAATCTCGCGATCAGTTCCGAGAGCTTGTTGAAATCCATCGGAACCGAGCTATGGAGGAGGAAGGAAAATCTCCTTCGGGAGTGTTGCTCGAGCAGGAAGCTCGCCGTATCGATCGAATTGCTTTACGCCGTGCTCTCGTCGATCACGGCGATCTTTTGTTCAAGAGAGGGCCAATTCCTCTAGGAATTAAATCGCAAAAAACGGCAAATATTACGTGA
- a CDS encoding IS1380 family transposase → MNVIFGRWFQKCKSRIERRLAKREAAMTFAPSFDASNIHYEVSERVGAISCGGLGAMHLLARRIGLIDDIDEKLHLLQFQRPYSESDHVLAIAYNSLCGGTCLQDMELRRSDENFLNALGTQRFPDPTTSGDFCRRFDSGSIQALIDAFNQTRLRVWSKQPDSFWECAKIDADGSFTQTRGERKAGMDINYNRDWCYHPLAVTLANTGETLSIVNRPGNRPSHEGAAVELDRALLLCLQAGFRRIVFRGDTDFSQTTRLDGWDANAKVRFYFGYDSKQNLEAIAENLPEAAWHKLERPAQYSAKAKLRHRRENTKERIVQEREFVNVKLISEAVAEFEYQPTACRRAYRLVVIRKNLSVEKGESVLYPDERYFFYITNDRECTAAEVVYEANDRCNQENLIAQLKGGCRALHAPLHDLESNWAYMVMASLAWNLKAWWALTLPETPGRWREKHRDQKQSVLKMEFKTFLNAFMLLPCQIVRKAGRIVYRLLGWNPHLPIFFRLLKALRC, encoded by the coding sequence GTGAATGTTATTTTCGGACGTTGGTTTCAAAAATGCAAGAGTCGAATCGAACGTCGCCTGGCTAAGCGAGAGGCCGCGATGACCTTCGCTCCTTCTTTCGACGCCTCCAACATTCATTACGAAGTCTCCGAACGCGTGGGGGCGATCAGTTGCGGAGGCCTCGGGGCCATGCACCTTCTGGCCCGGCGTATCGGACTGATCGACGACATCGACGAGAAGCTGCATCTGCTCCAATTTCAAAGGCCTTACTCGGAATCGGACCACGTATTGGCCATCGCTTACAATTCCCTTTGCGGGGGTACCTGCCTGCAAGACATGGAACTGCGTCGCAGCGACGAGAACTTTCTCAACGCCTTGGGTACCCAGCGTTTTCCCGACCCGACTACTTCGGGCGACTTTTGTCGACGCTTCGATAGTGGCAGCATCCAGGCTTTGATCGACGCTTTCAACCAGACCCGTTTACGCGTCTGGTCGAAGCAACCCGATTCCTTTTGGGAATGCGCGAAGATCGACGCCGACGGCAGCTTTACCCAAACGCGTGGCGAGCGTAAAGCGGGGATGGACATCAACTATAACAGAGACTGGTGTTACCACCCCCTGGCGGTGACCCTGGCCAACACCGGTGAGACGCTGAGCATCGTCAACCGTCCCGGCAATCGCCCTTCGCACGAAGGGGCCGCGGTCGAACTCGACCGGGCTCTTTTGCTGTGCCTTCAAGCGGGCTTTCGCAGGATCGTCTTTCGCGGCGACACCGATTTCTCGCAGACCACTCGCCTCGACGGCTGGGATGCCAACGCCAAGGTACGCTTTTATTTCGGCTACGATTCGAAGCAAAACCTCGAAGCAATCGCGGAAAACCTGCCGGAAGCGGCTTGGCACAAGCTCGAGCGTCCCGCGCAATACTCGGCGAAAGCGAAGTTGCGACACCGACGGGAAAACACCAAGGAGCGGATCGTCCAAGAGCGGGAATTCGTAAATGTGAAGTTGATCTCCGAAGCGGTGGCCGAGTTCGAGTACCAACCGACCGCTTGCCGAAGGGCGTATCGCCTGGTGGTGATTCGCAAGAATCTTTCCGTGGAAAAAGGCGAATCCGTTCTGTATCCGGACGAACGCTATTTCTTCTACATCACCAACGACCGGGAGTGCACGGCCGCGGAAGTCGTCTACGAAGCCAACGATCGCTGCAATCAGGAAAATCTGATAGCGCAGCTCAAGGGCGGTTGCCGGGCCTTGCACGCGCCGCTGCACGATCTGGAAAGCAATTGGGCGTACATGGTGATGGCCTCCCTGGCCTGGAACTTGAAAGCCTGGTGGGCCTTGACGTTGCCGGAAACTCCTGGTCGCTGGCGGGAAAAGCATCGGGACCAGAAGCAGTCGGTTTTGAAAATGGAATTCAAAACCTTCCTCAATGCTTTCATGCTTCTGCCTTGTCAGATCGTCCGGAAGGCCGGCCGCATCGTCTATCGATTGCTCGGCTGGAACCCGCACTTGCCAATCTTCTTCCGACTACTGAAAGCACTGAGGTGCTGA
- a CDS encoding M24 family metallopeptidase, whose translation MFDLSAVQAALQQMNLDGWLLYDFRGLNILAKRVVCLPENQMLSRRWFYYVPAKGTPQKLSHKIEPAALDQLPGDNHIYLRWQELEAGVKKILGNAKKIAMEYVAFNRNPYISRVDAGTIEIVKALGLEIVPSGDLIQLFEACWSDEQWEMHKQACVHTDSAYTVAANFIASEIRAKGFTTEIDVQTRIMKHFADNGLTTYSPPIVGEGPHSGDPHYSPSLDHNFKIEKGDFVLIDLWAKVNKPNAVYSDLTRTFFVGTEVPEKYTKVFKVVAAARDAGIQIVKDHFKKGIPLYGWQVDDATRKVIDDAGYGEYFCHRTGHSIGQEVHGNGAHMDNLETREERRVLPRTCFSIEPGIYRAEFGVRSEINVYVDAKNEVHVTAGELQQEIIKIVV comes from the coding sequence ATGTTTGACCTTTCCGCGGTACAGGCCGCCCTCCAACAGATGAATCTCGACGGCTGGTTACTCTACGATTTTCGCGGCCTCAACATCCTCGCCAAACGCGTGGTCTGCCTACCGGAAAATCAGATGCTCTCCCGGCGCTGGTTCTATTACGTACCGGCCAAAGGCACTCCCCAGAAACTCTCGCACAAAATCGAACCGGCGGCTCTCGATCAACTCCCCGGCGATAACCATATCTATCTCCGCTGGCAGGAACTCGAAGCCGGTGTGAAAAAAATCCTGGGAAATGCCAAGAAAATTGCCATGGAGTATGTGGCGTTCAACCGTAACCCCTACATCAGCCGGGTCGACGCCGGTACCATCGAAATCGTGAAAGCCCTGGGATTGGAAATTGTTCCCTCCGGCGATCTGATTCAACTTTTCGAAGCCTGCTGGTCCGACGAACAGTGGGAAATGCACAAACAGGCTTGCGTGCATACCGACTCCGCTTACACGGTAGCGGCCAACTTTATTGCTTCCGAAATTCGGGCCAAGGGCTTCACTACCGAAATCGACGTGCAAACCCGCATCATGAAACACTTTGCGGACAACGGCCTGACCACCTATTCCCCACCTATCGTCGGGGAAGGCCCCCATTCCGGCGATCCGCACTATTCCCCGTCTCTCGATCACAATTTCAAAATCGAAAAGGGAGATTTCGTTCTGATCGATCTGTGGGCCAAGGTGAATAAGCCGAACGCGGTCTACTCCGACCTTACCCGAACCTTTTTTGTGGGCACCGAAGTGCCGGAAAAGTATACGAAGGTCTTCAAGGTCGTGGCCGCCGCCCGGGATGCCGGTATTCAGATCGTGAAAGATCACTTCAAAAAAGGTATCCCTCTCTACGGCTGGCAGGTGGATGATGCAACTCGAAAAGTGATAGATGACGCCGGTTACGGCGAATACTTCTGCCATCGTACCGGGCACAGCATCGGCCAGGAAGTGCACGGCAACGGGGCCCACATGGACAACCTGGAAACCCGGGAGGAACGACGCGTCCTCCCCCGGACCTGTTTTTCCATCGAACCAGGAATTTATCGGGCGGAATTTGGCGTCCGATCGGAAATCAACGTCTACGTGGACGCCAAGAATGAAGTACACGTCACCGCCGGGGAATTGCAGCAGGAAATTATCAAGATTGTCGTGTAG
- a CDS encoding 2-hydroxyacid dehydrogenase, whose amino-acid sequence MALPHVFVARRIPDFGLEKMAKYADLDIWPEQLPPAPEVLRQKVKNCEGLVSLLTDRVDASVMDAAPKLRIISNFAVGVNNVDIPAATARKIPIGNTPGVLTEATADIAMTLMLAASRRLTESCEDAKAGRWKTWEPLGWIGQELQGRTLGIVGMGRIGHALARRCHFGWGMKVIYTSRSPKPESDQELQARQVQMSELLQESDFVSVHCDLNETTKGLFGAEQFAQMRSHVVFVNTSRGPVVDQTALAQALRSQKIFAAGLDVTDPEPLPPTHELYSLSNCVIAPHIASATVPTRNAMARICAENLIAGLTGQKMTSCVNPEVPTRQS is encoded by the coding sequence ATGGCACTTCCTCACGTTTTTGTCGCCCGGCGAATTCCTGATTTCGGTCTCGAAAAAATGGCCAAATATGCCGATCTCGATATTTGGCCCGAGCAGCTTCCCCCCGCGCCGGAAGTCTTGCGACAAAAAGTGAAGAATTGCGAAGGGCTCGTATCCCTGTTGACCGATCGGGTGGATGCCAGCGTGATGGATGCCGCCCCAAAACTTCGCATCATCAGCAATTTTGCCGTTGGCGTCAACAACGTCGATATTCCGGCGGCCACTGCACGTAAGATCCCAATCGGAAACACTCCGGGAGTACTAACGGAAGCGACGGCCGATATTGCCATGACCTTGATGCTGGCGGCCTCTCGCCGATTGACCGAAAGTTGCGAAGATGCCAAGGCCGGGCGCTGGAAAACCTGGGAGCCGCTGGGTTGGATCGGCCAGGAACTTCAGGGCAGGACGCTAGGTATCGTAGGCATGGGTCGTATCGGTCATGCGTTGGCTCGCCGTTGTCACTTCGGCTGGGGGATGAAAGTCATTTATACGTCGCGCTCCCCGAAACCGGAATCAGATCAGGAGTTACAGGCCCGCCAGGTGCAGATGAGCGAACTGCTTCAAGAAAGCGACTTCGTTTCCGTGCACTGCGATCTGAATGAGACCACCAAGGGGCTGTTCGGGGCCGAGCAATTCGCTCAAATGAGGTCGCACGTAGTATTTGTGAACACTAGCCGAGGTCCAGTCGTGGACCAGACGGCCCTGGCGCAGGCTTTACGCAGTCAAAAGATTTTCGCGGCCGGGCTGGATGTGACCGATCCTGAACCTCTGCCACCCACCCATGAGCTTTATTCGCTCTCGAATTGCGTGATTGCTCCGCACATTGCCAGTGCCACGGTGCCCACTCGGAACGCCATGGCCCGGATTTGTGCGGAAAATCTCATCGCGGGACTGACCGGCCAGAAGATGACCAGTTGCGTCAATCCTGAAGTCCCTACACGACAATCTTGA
- a CDS encoding SDR family NAD(P)-dependent oxidoreductase produces MDWKNKNVLITGASSGIGQALAKEAVKQGAKVGLIARREDLLKNLVAELQAKGGTAGYQRADVADRASLTNAIFALEQQLGPVDILIANAGVGSTNTPDNLKLDEAEALIKVNLLGVIYSIGAVLPKMLERKSGQIAAVSSLASYKGLPGAAAYCASKAGVNAYMESLRIQLRRSGVRFTTICPGFIKTPMTETNKGMMFVLEADEAARRMVAALQSRRKIYNFPWATTRLTKLARFLPDWMVAQTVDEHVGGQGAETVGKR; encoded by the coding sequence ATGGACTGGAAGAACAAGAATGTGCTGATTACCGGGGCCTCCAGCGGTATAGGGCAGGCTCTGGCCAAAGAAGCGGTCAAACAGGGGGCCAAAGTCGGTTTAATCGCCCGCCGGGAGGATTTGCTCAAGAATCTCGTCGCCGAGTTGCAGGCCAAAGGTGGCACGGCGGGTTATCAGCGGGCCGATGTGGCGGACCGCGCCAGCCTGACGAACGCCATCTTTGCCTTGGAGCAACAACTCGGGCCTGTCGATATTCTCATCGCCAACGCGGGAGTCGGTTCCACTAATACCCCCGATAATCTGAAGTTGGACGAAGCGGAAGCCCTGATCAAAGTGAATCTTCTCGGGGTGATCTACAGTATCGGGGCCGTTCTACCGAAAATGCTGGAACGCAAGAGTGGGCAGATTGCCGCGGTTTCCAGTCTGGCATCTTACAAGGGTTTGCCCGGGGCCGCCGCTTATTGTGCCAGCAAAGCCGGGGTGAACGCTTACATGGAAAGCCTGCGAATTCAACTCCGTCGCAGCGGTGTGCGCTTCACTACAATTTGCCCCGGTTTCATCAAAACTCCCATGACGGAAACCAATAAAGGAATGATGTTCGTGTTGGAAGCCGACGAAGCAGCCCGGCGGATGGTGGCCGCTCTTCAGTCGAGACGGAAGATTTACAATTTCCCGTGGGCGACAACCCGATTGACGAAATTGGCCCGGTTCCTGCCGGATTGGATGGTCGCTCAAACGGTGGACGAGCATGTCGGCGGGCAGGGCGCTGAAACGGTCGGAAAGCGTTAA
- a CDS encoding S8/S53 family peptidase yields the protein MGMPIYSHWRRWLVTGICLLGGLISIARGQQSQYPPLPQKFHVVIHYKISNTPDGRFLEYKEMSKYFNSLGFVPSPREDADLDGENPSADMLPGTIASDKAVSLLKDKRVETLLIWPEDFKLPDAEGKKVKAIFHLQPGLLAREQQLLFEQTREILLKQGFEEDIGYDHRGYTRLRGLIPTVNVHGLVRDIRTNSSGWFLPELLNRELPYPIRSLNPIRIIQVLREAESAALTVSTLPPAPSAEFLKLSADLRRALAADGGAIKAGRIEIILNYEPSEGSVEYRQAIQSFSPQPFIEGRYGNIITVKVDKLSQAADLARIPFVLSLRFPPASPAVSAGSPAPAPVPKEKTSSLLSNIRAVSFEDNFDIFKATRLNWLHGNQAKGANVRVVLISDDFSGIGAYLSKGLPKNTKVLDLTALRNANVLPDLNTNMGIGSGTQQALAAAQAAPEAQFTLIRVDLSSPHLVLDVAKYIKGDTFICDGIKTLRERLEFDTEVRQREHDIALKNYEEAFADFSEEEGPQKKRQEAQAKLKESKEKQAEIFERTMRLDRLDKALQDLKAAQVVISSVSWNSGYALDGLSPLSRYLEENFIKNAPPVIRNATRLQKPSLWFQAAGDTRGQDWNGNYSDQDGNGVLEFGPEIVNGKWTRELNFLGFRPFGKATDASLPANATVKITIQWREPHLEQYPIEEYRDPISDLKLSLLRQVDPNAEKVANDELEVAGYTEGAAEILKLTPRYGIYERTFVVSIATAGRYALRVEGAKPKTIKPRNFPSLEKEDTQWALKPRIFVEALDAPTKAGGQIVFSDYEVKLGGVAIPADSRGAIAVGAMNTHKQPLATSALGAGAGVDLLVKPDILAYDAVPNLPGNKAGGTPIAASFAGGMAASMLSAGAQQSWFLQALRIAPGSYFEIPDFWFKR from the coding sequence ATGGGTATGCCTATTTATTCACATTGGCGTCGTTGGCTCGTCACAGGCATTTGCCTGCTCGGCGGCCTGATCAGCATTGCCCGAGGTCAACAATCGCAGTATCCGCCGCTGCCTCAGAAGTTCCACGTTGTCATCCACTACAAGATCAGCAACACCCCCGATGGTCGTTTCCTCGAATACAAGGAAATGTCCAAATACTTCAATTCCCTGGGATTCGTTCCTTCCCCCCGGGAGGACGCCGATCTGGATGGCGAGAACCCCAGCGCGGATATGCTACCGGGTACTATCGCCTCCGATAAAGCGGTCTCGCTGCTCAAAGACAAACGGGTGGAAACCCTGCTGATCTGGCCGGAAGATTTCAAGCTACCCGATGCGGAAGGGAAGAAAGTCAAAGCCATTTTCCATTTGCAGCCCGGCCTGCTGGCTCGCGAACAGCAACTTTTGTTCGAACAGACGCGCGAGATCCTTCTCAAACAAGGTTTCGAGGAAGACATTGGTTACGATCATCGCGGTTACACCCGATTACGCGGTCTGATACCAACCGTTAATGTGCACGGCCTGGTCCGCGATATTCGAACGAACAGCAGCGGGTGGTTTTTGCCCGAGCTTCTTAATCGCGAACTGCCCTACCCGATCCGCAGTTTGAATCCCATTCGCATCATCCAGGTGCTCCGGGAGGCCGAATCGGCTGCTTTAACGGTCAGCACATTGCCGCCGGCACCTTCCGCGGAATTTTTGAAGCTTTCCGCCGATCTGCGCCGGGCTCTCGCGGCCGACGGTGGTGCTATTAAGGCCGGCCGGATTGAAATTATCCTGAACTACGAACCTTCCGAGGGCTCGGTCGAATATCGCCAGGCGATTCAATCCTTTTCGCCGCAGCCGTTCATCGAAGGCCGTTACGGCAACATTATTACTGTGAAAGTCGACAAGCTGTCGCAAGCCGCCGATCTGGCTCGCATTCCATTCGTTCTGAGCCTTCGCTTCCCACCCGCAAGTCCGGCAGTATCGGCAGGATCCCCAGCTCCCGCACCGGTTCCCAAGGAGAAGACCAGTTCCCTTTTGAGTAACATCCGAGCCGTATCATTTGAAGATAATTTTGATATCTTCAAGGCCACCCGATTGAACTGGTTGCATGGCAATCAAGCGAAAGGGGCCAATGTTCGCGTGGTTCTGATCTCCGACGATTTTTCCGGGATTGGCGCTTACCTGAGCAAAGGGCTCCCCAAAAACACCAAAGTCCTGGACTTGACCGCGTTGCGAAATGCGAATGTGCTACCCGATCTCAACACTAACATGGGAATCGGTAGTGGAACTCAGCAAGCTCTGGCTGCGGCTCAAGCAGCCCCGGAAGCTCAGTTCACTTTGATTCGCGTGGATTTGAGTTCTCCCCACTTGGTTCTGGACGTGGCCAAATACATCAAGGGCGACACCTTCATTTGCGATGGAATCAAGACCCTTCGCGAGCGACTGGAGTTTGACACCGAAGTGCGGCAGCGCGAACATGATATCGCCCTGAAGAACTATGAAGAGGCTTTTGCGGATTTTTCAGAGGAGGAAGGACCGCAAAAGAAACGCCAGGAAGCTCAGGCTAAGCTGAAGGAAAGCAAGGAGAAACAGGCCGAGATATTCGAACGGACCATGCGTCTCGATCGCCTGGATAAAGCTCTACAGGATCTGAAGGCGGCCCAGGTCGTGATCAGTTCCGTAAGTTGGAACAGCGGGTATGCCTTGGATGGCTTGAGTCCTCTCAGTCGCTACCTTGAAGAAAACTTCATCAAGAACGCTCCCCCCGTTATCCGGAATGCCACTCGCCTTCAGAAGCCGAGCCTTTGGTTCCAGGCGGCGGGCGATACTCGCGGACAGGACTGGAACGGCAATTATTCCGATCAGGATGGTAACGGCGTACTGGAATTTGGCCCGGAAATCGTCAACGGCAAATGGACTAGGGAATTGAACTTCCTCGGCTTCCGACCTTTCGGTAAAGCGACGGATGCGAGTCTGCCAGCGAATGCCACGGTGAAAATCACGATTCAATGGCGCGAGCCCCACCTCGAACAATATCCCATTGAAGAGTACCGGGATCCGATCAGCGATCTGAAATTGAGTTTGTTGCGTCAGGTCGATCCGAATGCAGAAAAAGTTGCAAACGACGAATTGGAAGTTGCCGGTTATACCGAGGGAGCGGCGGAAATTCTGAAGCTCACTCCCCGCTATGGCATTTACGAAAGAACCTTCGTGGTGAGCATAGCCACGGCCGGCCGATATGCCCTTCGAGTGGAAGGGGCAAAACCCAAGACAATCAAACCGCGAAATTTCCCCTCCCTGGAAAAAGAAGACACGCAGTGGGCTCTGAAGCCACGAATTTTCGTGGAAGCTCTGGATGCTCCCACCAAAGCGGGGGGACAAATTGTCTTCAGCGATTATGAGGTGAAATTAGGGGGGGTCGCTATCCCGGCCGATTCCCGCGGCGCGATTGCCGTTGGTGCGATGAACACTCATAAACAGCCCCTGGCTACCTCGGCTTTAGGAGCCGGAGCCGGTGTCGATCTCCTGGTGAAACCGGATATCCTGGCCTACGATGCGGTGCCGAATCTGCCGGGTAACAAAGCCGGGGGCACACCGATCGCCGCCTCTTTTGCCGGGGGCATGGCGGCCAGTATGCTGAGTGCCGGGGCCCAGCAATCCTGGTTCCTGCAGGCATTGCGGATAGCACCGGGCAGCTATTTCGAGATACCCGACTTCTGGTTCAAACGATAA
- a CDS encoding DUF5690 family protein has translation MKDRLRADKPWVLLFWSIAATFGTYFCMYMFRKPFTASAYEGETLGSFKFKTVIVTSQVLGYTLSKFLGIKIVSEINPQRRAWLILTLISLSEISLILFGLTPTPYNLIFMFFNGLPLGMVFGLVIGFLEGRRMTEVMTAGLCVSFIVAGGLAKKVGKHLLDFGVQSHWMPAVAGILFLPVLIGFVWMLTQIPAPTSADEDARSQRVPLNREDRRAFFRSYSFGLTSIILAFLLITVLRGIRDDFAPEIWKALGSDAKPDDFFFPDLIVGLGVLVTCGATAFLRNNRGAFYCALGLSILGLVLVCFALIGIRAELLSPFSFMVVLGLGLYIPYVAVHTTLFERLIAMTRSKGNLCYLITLSDSFGYLGTVFLMLGKDFFNTGNFVKDFFDLIGWIVAIVGIVAFASAGIYFARVGSAFKEPQQDIAAQPMTQQV, from the coding sequence ATGAAAGACCGATTGCGCGCGGATAAGCCCTGGGTTCTCCTATTCTGGAGCATTGCCGCCACATTCGGGACTTATTTCTGCATGTATATGTTCCGCAAACCCTTCACGGCGTCGGCGTATGAAGGGGAAACACTCGGTAGCTTCAAGTTCAAAACGGTAATCGTCACCTCCCAAGTACTCGGTTATACGCTCTCCAAATTCCTGGGAATTAAAATCGTCTCGGAAATCAATCCGCAGCGCCGCGCCTGGTTGATTCTAACTCTGATATCGCTCTCCGAAATTTCTCTAATCCTCTTCGGCCTCACCCCGACACCTTACAATCTGATTTTCATGTTCTTTAATGGTCTCCCCCTGGGAATGGTCTTCGGGCTGGTCATCGGCTTTCTCGAAGGACGTCGGATGACGGAGGTCATGACCGCCGGTTTGTGCGTCAGCTTCATTGTCGCAGGAGGTCTGGCCAAGAAGGTCGGAAAGCATCTGCTCGATTTCGGCGTCCAGTCGCACTGGATGCCCGCCGTTGCCGGAATTTTATTCCTGCCCGTATTAATTGGATTCGTCTGGATGCTGACGCAAATTCCTGCTCCCACAAGCGCTGACGAAGATGCTCGATCGCAACGCGTTCCCTTGAATCGCGAAGACCGCCGAGCATTTTTTCGAAGTTATTCTTTCGGACTGACTAGCATCATCCTGGCATTTCTGCTGATTACGGTTCTTCGAGGCATACGAGACGATTTCGCTCCGGAGATCTGGAAAGCACTCGGATCAGATGCCAAGCCAGACGACTTCTTTTTTCCGGATCTTATCGTCGGATTGGGAGTTCTAGTGACCTGCGGGGCAACGGCGTTTCTGCGAAACAATCGAGGAGCATTTTATTGTGCATTAGGGCTATCCATCCTTGGCCTCGTCCTGGTATGTTTCGCACTCATCGGTATAAGAGCGGAATTATTATCCCCGTTCTCGTTTATGGTTGTTCTGGGACTCGGTCTTTACATTCCCTATGTAGCAGTGCACACGACCCTTTTTGAACGTTTGATTGCCATGACGCGATCGAAAGGCAATCTCTGCTATCTGATTACCCTTTCGGATTCGTTCGGATATCTGGGCACAGTATTCCTGATGCTCGGCAAGGATTTTTTCAACACCGGTAACTTCGTTAAAGATTTCTTCGACCTCATTGGCTGGATTGTCGCGATTGTCGGCATAGTGGCGTTTGCCTCTGCCGGAATATACTTTGCTCGAGTAGGTTCCGCGTTTAAAGAGCCTCAACAGGATATTGCGGCCCAACCCATGACGCAGCAGGTCTGA